One window from the genome of Bacillus alveayuensis encodes:
- a CDS encoding hypothetical protein (product_source=Hypo-rule applied): MKDFQKELNVFQEALHIEKPWYVSSHLLNREHEILQNFYPEN; the protein is encoded by the coding sequence ATGAAAGATTTTCAAAAAGAATTAAATGTGTTTCAAGAAGCATTGCACATTGAAAAACCTTGGTATGTCAGTTCACATTTATTAAATCGTGAACATGAAATACTGCAAAATTTCTATCCCGAAAATTAA
- a CDS encoding hypothetical protein (product_source=Hypo-rule applied; superfamily=51445) has translation MLIIKKRNKTYSYYMAIRESNGLFIGNGLSRSAAISRLKIGGDTWSTSKSNAQSIAKAASPIGKVVGAEIDKYGKGKHYHYHPVSRYSQGKSIRMAAHAFYGSPR, from the coding sequence ATGCTTATAATTAAGAAGCGAAATAAAACTTATTCCTATTATATGGCAATTAGAGAATCAAATGGTCTGTTTATTGGTAATGGCTTGAGTAGGTCAGCTGCAATTTCTCGATTAAAGATCGGAGGCGATACTTGGTCTACTTCTAAGAGTAATGCTCAATCTATAGCTAAAGCAGCTAGTCCAATTGGGAAGGTTGTTGGAGCAGAGATAGATAAATACGGTAAAGGTAAACATTATCATTACCATCCCGTATCTAGATACAGTCAAGGTAAAAGTATTCGAATGGCAGCACATGCTTTCTATGGATCACCAAGATAA
- a CDS encoding hypothetical protein (product_source=Hypo-rule applied; transmembrane_helix_parts=Inside_1_12,TMhelix_13_35,Outside_36_219,TMhelix_220_242,Inside_243_273,TMhelix_274_296,Outside_297_305,TMhelix_306_328,Inside_329_338), producing the protein MKTNKWLLMNFRLALSSVLLSMLAAFMVNSFQWTLESRQEITFGFKGEITILTMIKGSQEVAAADAASAQNALKSYIDEQSLALVYASIGDGRPEMIVFDPHGILPWFPEATNESLDSTTTRAYLFRGMYTAHRWSAFGIVPLLPKGVEVSGVIDAPKGTDNLQYARTIGRELLPPGNYTINTSNPDQVKHVIDLFYQMGFVPQASQKIPLFTYFIRNPLVIITVLFLVMGQICVAFDWFLYNQGRAREFSIRRCYGALYTDLIRENLMSGIPGLLVGSVIGGILSNLLIAGISQMNLELTNFQTFTGVAVSFAIVIVTWSSTLYVVIKTSQGVSVDA; encoded by the coding sequence ATGAAAACAAATAAATGGTTATTAATGAACTTTAGACTTGCACTTAGCAGCGTCCTTCTCAGCATGCTGGCAGCCTTCATGGTAAATTCATTCCAGTGGACTCTTGAAAGTCGTCAGGAAATTACATTCGGGTTTAAAGGTGAAATAACTATCCTGACCATGATAAAGGGTTCACAGGAGGTTGCGGCGGCAGATGCTGCATCTGCACAAAATGCGTTAAAATCCTATATTGATGAACAGTCTCTAGCCTTGGTCTATGCCTCGATCGGCGATGGCCGACCTGAAATGATTGTTTTCGACCCACATGGCATCCTCCCATGGTTTCCAGAAGCCACCAACGAGAGTCTTGACTCAACGACAACACGTGCCTACCTTTTTCGAGGTATGTACACGGCACATCGGTGGTCAGCTTTTGGTATAGTGCCTCTTTTACCAAAAGGAGTTGAAGTTTCTGGTGTGATTGATGCTCCCAAAGGAACTGATAACCTTCAATACGCACGGACCATTGGTCGGGAACTACTGCCTCCTGGAAATTACACGATAAATACTTCGAACCCGGATCAAGTAAAACATGTTATCGACCTATTCTATCAGATGGGATTTGTCCCCCAAGCAAGCCAAAAGATTCCGTTATTTACATATTTCATTAGAAATCCATTGGTCATAATCACCGTGCTCTTTCTAGTCATGGGGCAAATCTGCGTTGCCTTTGATTGGTTTCTCTACAACCAGGGACGTGCACGGGAGTTCAGTATCCGTAGGTGCTACGGAGCCTTATACACTGACCTTATCCGAGAGAATCTAATGAGTGGGATACCTGGACTGTTGGTGGGTAGTGTTATAGGAGGAATCCTGTCAAATCTGCTGATAGCAGGAATCAGCCAAATGAATTTAGAGCTAACTAACTTTCAGACATTCACAGGTGTTGCTGTCTCGTTCGCCATAGTCATCGTGACGTGGTCTTCGACACTTTATGTGGTTATTAAGACAAGTCAGGGGGTAAGTGTTGATGCGTGA
- a CDS encoding hypothetical protein (product_source=Hypo-rule applied; transmembrane_helix_parts=Outside_1_9,TMhelix_10_32,Inside_33_130) has protein sequence MNKSVGINSIVLNGFGLIAIGILLTLSISLTPAHAAGKNYAKSWETLGGARWNGYVQIQASYNDNGRHAKQGYHRFMRDAGPSLDTGRLYTSKASSKKDTKIHSRKDSVWDSPLWGDKYVTRYYYGFIYF, from the coding sequence ATGAACAAAAGTGTTGGAATCAACAGCATTGTACTTAATGGATTTGGATTAATTGCCATCGGAATTTTACTTACTTTGAGTATCTCTTTGACACCGGCGCATGCAGCTGGTAAAAACTATGCCAAATCATGGGAAACACTAGGTGGTGCAAGATGGAATGGCTATGTTCAAATCCAAGCTTCGTATAATGATAATGGTCGTCATGCTAAACAGGGATACCACCGGTTTATGAGGGATGCAGGTCCTTCGCTCGATACCGGTCGTCTCTATACTTCCAAGGCCAGTTCTAAAAAAGACACTAAAATCCATTCTAGGAAGGACTCTGTGTGGGATTCCCCACTTTGGGGTGACAAATATGTGACCCGTTACTACTATGGTTTTATTTATTTCTAA
- a CDS encoding hypothetical protein (product_source=Hypo-rule applied; transmembrane_helix_parts=Inside_1_16,TMhelix_17_36,Outside_37_253,TMhelix_254_276,Inside_277_296,TMhelix_297_319,Outside_320_333,TMhelix_334_353,Inside_354_363), which translates to MREMWAGFIMACRRWPAMLGLAGMIAAACVVFALALEEVVSQFAVLKGAEHLREQRAVTFTPYYPHDGEESHVGNETVQYVINEINHQKGYTAIVNNMGFDDPDFAGGHPTLVLFGDVLLDLFPELPLCQPAPCAMKGSKLADEKINVVKMAGENIPVVGTLPSGATFFDPSAAGLPLDSRIVIRAPTKLLPLLNSIEKEEAMARTVLLAPDAKVVDTFVTGNANNELFLIPHDITVDQPQRFREIMKGSAMYIVGMLSFLVLVFVAFVSTARLTIRQEHRAFKIRAMYGATPFHLSLRIGGFLATVVLIPPFVLLSLLLLYLNVAGAPAPDVPLWVMLAILITFVLLWFWSVRNIEKIGGWK; encoded by the coding sequence ATGCGTGAGATGTGGGCAGGATTTATCATGGCCTGCCGGCGTTGGCCGGCGATGTTAGGACTTGCAGGGATGATTGCGGCAGCCTGCGTTGTATTCGCGCTCGCCTTAGAGGAAGTTGTATCCCAGTTTGCTGTTCTGAAAGGAGCCGAGCATCTACGGGAGCAGCGCGCTGTCACTTTTACCCCTTACTATCCTCACGATGGTGAGGAGAGTCATGTAGGGAACGAGACTGTACAATATGTGATAAACGAAATTAACCACCAGAAGGGTTATACTGCGATCGTTAACAACATGGGTTTTGATGATCCTGATTTCGCAGGTGGACATCCTACATTGGTACTGTTCGGTGATGTACTTCTGGATTTATTCCCGGAACTCCCGCTGTGTCAACCCGCACCGTGTGCTATGAAGGGATCAAAACTCGCTGATGAAAAGATCAACGTTGTGAAGATGGCAGGAGAAAATATTCCAGTGGTCGGAACACTACCTTCAGGAGCTACTTTTTTTGATCCATCGGCTGCCGGTTTACCCTTGGATAGCCGCATCGTCATCAGAGCGCCAACGAAACTTCTTCCTCTACTAAATTCCATTGAGAAAGAAGAGGCGATGGCTCGAACTGTCCTGCTAGCTCCGGATGCCAAGGTGGTAGACACGTTTGTTACCGGAAATGCAAATAATGAATTGTTTCTTATTCCCCACGACATTACTGTAGATCAACCTCAACGATTTCGTGAAATAATGAAGGGTTCTGCCATGTATATTGTAGGCATGTTGAGCTTTTTAGTGTTAGTTTTCGTTGCTTTCGTTTCCACCGCACGCTTGACGATTCGCCAGGAACATCGGGCTTTCAAGATCAGAGCTATGTATGGAGCTACACCTTTTCATCTTAGCCTTCGTATTGGCGGCTTTTTGGCAACCGTAGTCCTTATTCCACCGTTCGTCCTACTTTCACTGCTTTTATTGTATCTAAATGTGGCGGGTGCCCCCGCACCGGATGTGCCACTATGGGTCATGCTGGCGATCTTGATTACGTTCGTTTTGTTATGGTTTTGGTCTGTACGTAACATAGAAAAGATTGGAGGATGGAAATGA
- a CDS encoding putative ABC transport system ATP-binding protein (product_source=KO:K02003; cath_funfam=3.40.50.300; cog=COG1136; ko=KO:K02003; pfam=PF00005; smart=SM00382; superfamily=52540), translating into MKPILEARNVSKIYGNGRTQVMALDNVSMQLNAGECVMLMGSSGSGKSTLLSILGLISRPTKGHILFQGEDVLERERIRAKLRNAYFGYIHQDYAIIENETVESNVLIPLQYASQRPGRQERQRRVLRALENVGLDWALKKKPSELSGGERQRVAIARALVNNPSVILADEPTAALDSKTAQSVITLILSFKEKGTAVLVATHDDKVAKLGDRILRINDGRLITNEKMTKPDKKQLS; encoded by the coding sequence ATGAAACCGATCCTTGAAGCTCGAAATGTGTCAAAAATTTATGGTAATGGTCGTACACAAGTAATGGCTCTTGACAATGTTTCCATGCAACTTAACGCTGGTGAATGTGTTATGTTGATGGGATCATCTGGAAGCGGCAAATCGACACTGTTGAGTATATTGGGGTTAATTAGTCGGCCAACCAAGGGTCATATACTCTTCCAAGGTGAAGATGTCTTGGAACGTGAACGTATCCGGGCTAAGCTAAGGAACGCGTATTTTGGATATATCCATCAGGATTACGCAATTATTGAGAATGAAACCGTTGAAAGTAATGTTTTGATTCCACTCCAATATGCCAGCCAACGTCCTGGCCGTCAGGAGCGGCAGCGGAGGGTACTGCGAGCATTGGAAAACGTCGGTCTAGATTGGGCCTTAAAGAAGAAACCGTCGGAGCTTTCGGGCGGTGAACGCCAACGTGTTGCTATTGCTCGGGCTTTAGTGAATAATCCTAGCGTCATACTCGCCGATGAGCCGACAGCAGCCCTAGACAGTAAGACAGCACAATCGGTAATAACTCTCATTCTATCCTTCAAGGAAAAGGGTACAGCAGTGCTTGTGGCGACACACGATGATAAGGTAGCCAAGCTGGGGGATCGGATCCTACGGATCAATGACGGTCGTCTCATTACAAATGAGAAAATGACAAAACCTGATAAGAAGCAGTTAAGTTAA
- a CDS encoding malate dehydrogenase (quinone) (product_source=KO:K00116; cath_funfam=3.50.50.60; cog=COG0579; ko=KO:K00116; pfam=PF06039; superfamily=51905; tigrfam=TIGR01320), with protein MNNMLKKTDVILIGAGVMSATLGTLLKELAPEWEIKVFEKLANAGEESSNEWNNAGTGHAALCELNYTPEKSDGTINISKAIKINEQFQISRQFWSYLVSSNLIRNPQDFIRPIPHMSLVQGEKNVEFLKKRFEVLSSNPLFQGMEYSEDPEKLMEWIPLIMEGRTSSEPIAATKIDSGTDVNFGALTRILFDHLKSKNVEINYKHSVEDIKRTSDGLWELKVRNVDNGHVERHAAKFVFIGAGGGSLPLLQKTGIPESKHIGGFPVSGLFMVCKNPEVVEQHHAKVYGKAKVGAPPMSVPHLDTRYIDNKKSLLFGPFAGFSPKFLKNGSNFDLIRSIKLNNVLTMLAAGIKEMKLTKYLIQQVLLSNEKRMEELREFVPTAKSEDWDIVVAGQRVQVIKDTETGGKGTLQFGTEVICSADGSVAALLGASPGASTAVHVMLEVIEKCFQQHLKEWEPKIKEMIPSYGVSLVENPDLFQEIQASTAQTLGLSKKELVYS; from the coding sequence ATGAATAACATGCTTAAAAAAACAGACGTTATTTTAATTGGTGCTGGTGTTATGAGTGCGACTTTGGGAACTTTACTGAAAGAGCTAGCACCGGAATGGGAAATCAAAGTGTTTGAGAAACTTGCCAATGCAGGAGAAGAAAGCTCTAACGAATGGAATAATGCGGGGACGGGCCATGCTGCACTGTGTGAACTTAACTATACACCTGAAAAATCTGACGGAACGATAAATATTAGCAAAGCTATTAAAATTAATGAACAGTTCCAGATTTCCAGACAGTTTTGGTCTTACCTTGTAAGCAGCAATCTGATTCGTAATCCGCAGGACTTTATTAGGCCAATACCGCATATGAGTTTAGTACAAGGGGAAAAAAATGTAGAGTTTTTGAAAAAGCGTTTTGAAGTGCTTTCGAGCAATCCGTTGTTTCAAGGGATGGAATATTCTGAAGATCCTGAAAAGCTTATGGAATGGATTCCACTTATCATGGAAGGTCGTACATCGAGTGAACCGATAGCGGCAACAAAAATTGACTCTGGAACGGATGTCAACTTTGGTGCTTTAACCCGCATTTTGTTTGACCACTTAAAGAGTAAAAACGTCGAGATAAACTACAAGCATAGTGTCGAGGATATTAAACGTACTAGCGACGGCTTGTGGGAATTGAAAGTGAGAAATGTCGATAATGGCCATGTTGAGCGCCATGCAGCAAAATTTGTCTTTATTGGCGCTGGGGGCGGAAGTTTGCCTTTACTACAAAAAACTGGAATTCCTGAGTCGAAGCATATTGGAGGATTCCCAGTAAGTGGGCTATTTATGGTATGTAAAAATCCAGAAGTGGTAGAGCAGCATCACGCAAAAGTATATGGCAAAGCTAAGGTGGGGGCTCCTCCAATGTCTGTTCCACATCTTGATACAAGATATATCGACAACAAAAAATCATTGCTGTTTGGACCGTTTGCTGGTTTCTCACCAAAGTTTCTAAAAAATGGTTCAAACTTTGATTTAATCCGTTCCATAAAACTGAATAATGTCCTCACGATGTTGGCGGCAGGCATAAAAGAGATGAAATTGACAAAATACCTCATCCAGCAAGTTCTGCTATCGAATGAAAAGCGCATGGAAGAATTACGCGAGTTTGTTCCGACCGCCAAAAGCGAGGATTGGGATATAGTGGTAGCGGGGCAGCGTGTGCAAGTGATCAAAGATACGGAGACCGGTGGCAAAGGAACGCTACAATTTGGTACGGAAGTTATTTGCTCTGCTGATGGCTCTGTGGCTGCGCTACTCGGCGCTTCTCCGGGTGCTTCGACTGCCGTACACGTCATGCTTGAGGTAATAGAAAAATGCTTCCAACAACATCTGAAAGAGTGGGAGCCAAAAATAAAAGAAATGATTCCTTCTTATGGCGTGTCATTAGTAGAAAACCCAGATCTATTCCAAGAAATTCAAGCTTCAACAGCACAGACGCTTGGTCTAAGCAAAAAAGAACTAGTCTATAGTTAA
- a CDS encoding peroxiredoxin (alkyl hydroperoxide reductase subunit C) (product_source=KO:K03386; cath_funfam=3.40.30.10; cog=COG0450; ko=KO:K03386; pfam=PF00578,PF10417; superfamily=52833; tigrfam=TIGR03137) — MSLIGTKVKPFKAKAYKNGEFIDVTDESLLGQWSVFCFYPADFTFVCPTELEDLQNHYEELKKLGVEVYSISTDTHFTHKGWHDSSETIGKIQYAMIGDPSQTISRNFEVLNEETGLADRGTFIIDPDGVIQAVEINADGIGRDASTLINKIKAAQYVRNNPGEVCPAKWQEGAETLKPSIDLVGKI, encoded by the coding sequence ATGTCATTAATTGGAACTAAAGTAAAACCGTTCAAAGCAAAAGCTTATAAAAATGGTGAGTTTATCGATGTTACAGATGAAAGCCTATTAGGTCAATGGAGTGTATTTTGCTTCTATCCTGCAGACTTTACATTTGTTTGCCCAACAGAACTTGAAGATCTTCAAAATCATTACGAGGAACTAAAGAAACTCGGTGTTGAAGTATACTCAATTTCAACGGATACTCACTTTACACACAAAGGTTGGCACGATAGCTCAGAAACAATTGGAAAAATTCAGTACGCAATGATTGGTGACCCTTCACAAACAATCTCTCGCAACTTTGAAGTACTAAACGAAGAAACAGGTCTTGCAGATCGCGGTACTTTTATCATTGATCCAGACGGGGTTATCCAAGCTGTTGAAATTAACGCAGACGGCATCGGTCGTGATGCAAGTACACTTATTAATAAAATTAAGGCGGCACAATATGTACGCAATAATCCGGGTGAAGTTTGCCCTGCTAAATGGCAGGAAGGTGCAGAAACACTTAAGCCAAGCATTGATCTTGTAGGAAAAATTTAA
- a CDS encoding hypothetical protein (product_source=Hypo-rule applied; superfamily=75005) has protein sequence MIVIDSNPKDKVYSQLIDLAFEICDEFHLVLRKDMGSLKVVGPILKKLQSSFKEMKEQSEWASTILGDNQTARVYYYFTDENAKKVLKELSDSLYDWVQPHLPEDLSFFKDGKAWLITSSHEKESFIDTQDNYEIKKILSIPGLNAHIEEWD, from the coding sequence ATGATAGTTATAGATTCAAATCCTAAGGATAAAGTGTATTCACAATTAATTGATTTAGCTTTTGAGATTTGCGATGAGTTTCACCTTGTGTTAAGAAAAGATATGGGATCTTTAAAGGTAGTTGGACCAATATTAAAAAAATTGCAAAGTTCGTTTAAAGAAATGAAGGAACAGTCAGAATGGGCTAGTACTATTCTAGGGGACAATCAAACAGCCAGGGTCTATTATTACTTTACAGACGAAAATGCTAAAAAAGTTCTTAAAGAGTTATCTGATTCTCTTTACGATTGGGTTCAACCTCATTTGCCAGAAGACTTGTCCTTTTTTAAGGATGGGAAGGCATGGTTAATAACATCTTCTCATGAAAAAGAAAGCTTTATTGATACTCAAGATAATTATGAAATCAAAAAAATATTAAGTATTCCAGGATTAAATGCCCATATAGAAGAATGGGATTAA
- a CDS encoding alkyl hydroperoxide reductase subunit F (product_source=KO:K03387; cath_funfam=3.40.30.10,3.50.50.60; cog=COG3634; ko=KO:K03387; pfam=PF07992,PF13192; superfamily=51905,52833; tigrfam=TIGR03140) gives MVLEADIKAQLNQYLQLMENDIVIKVSAGSDDVSKDMLALVDELASMSSKITIENTQLKRTPSFSVNRVGEDTGVIFAGVPLGHEFTSLVLALLQVSGRPPKIDQSLIDKIKNINGEYHFETFVSLSCHNCPDVVQALNIMSILNPSITHTMIDGAAFKEEAESKNVMAVPSVFLNGEFFSGGRMTLEEILAKLGDGPSAEELSAKEPYDVLVIGGGPSGASAAIYAARKGIRTGIVAERFGGQVLDTMSIENFISVKHTEGPKLVASLEEHVKEYDVDVMKSQRAIRLEKNDLFEVELENGAILKSKSVIIATGARWRNLGVPGEQEFKNKGVAYCPHCDGPLFEGKHVAVIGGGNSGVEAAIDLAGIVKHVTLLEFMPELKADDVLQKRLYSLPNVTVLKNVQTKEITGTDNVNGITYVERDTGEEKHIELQGVFVQIGLVPNTDWLEGTVERTRFGEIIVDKHGATNIPGVFAAGDCTNNPYKQIIISMGSGANAALGAFDYLIRN, from the coding sequence ATGGTACTTGAAGCAGATATTAAAGCACAGTTAAACCAGTACCTTCAACTTATGGAAAACGATATCGTCATTAAAGTGAGTGCAGGTTCTGATGACGTATCGAAGGATATGCTAGCTCTTGTCGATGAGCTAGCTTCCATGTCATCTAAAATTACGATCGAGAATACTCAATTAAAGAGAACACCGAGCTTTAGTGTGAACCGTGTAGGTGAAGACACAGGTGTCATCTTTGCTGGTGTTCCTTTAGGACACGAATTTACGTCGTTAGTGCTAGCTTTACTACAAGTTAGTGGAAGACCGCCAAAGATCGATCAAAGTCTCATTGATAAAATCAAAAACATTAACGGCGAATATCACTTTGAAACCTTCGTTAGCCTAAGTTGCCACAACTGTCCAGATGTCGTACAAGCACTAAACATAATGAGTATTCTCAACCCTAGTATTACTCATACAATGATCGATGGAGCAGCCTTCAAAGAAGAGGCTGAAAGCAAAAATGTGATGGCCGTTCCATCTGTATTCTTAAATGGTGAATTCTTTAGTGGCGGTCGTATGACTCTTGAAGAAATCCTTGCCAAGTTAGGCGATGGACCAAGTGCAGAAGAACTGTCGGCTAAAGAACCATATGATGTGCTTGTCATTGGAGGAGGTCCATCCGGAGCGAGTGCGGCCATCTATGCAGCACGTAAGGGAATTCGTACAGGTATTGTTGCTGAGCGTTTTGGCGGACAAGTCCTTGACACAATGAGCATTGAAAATTTTATCAGTGTCAAACATACTGAAGGGCCTAAGCTCGTAGCAAGTCTTGAAGAGCATGTGAAAGAGTATGATGTTGATGTGATGAAATCACAGCGTGCTATTCGCTTAGAAAAGAATGACCTTTTCGAAGTGGAACTCGAAAATGGTGCAATTCTAAAAAGTAAAAGTGTTATCATTGCCACAGGGGCTCGTTGGCGCAATCTTGGTGTTCCTGGTGAACAAGAATTTAAAAACAAAGGTGTAGCCTATTGTCCTCATTGTGACGGTCCATTGTTCGAAGGTAAACATGTAGCGGTTATTGGTGGAGGCAATTCTGGTGTTGAGGCAGCGATTGATCTCGCAGGTATTGTGAAGCATGTAACACTACTTGAGTTTATGCCAGAACTAAAAGCAGATGACGTGCTACAAAAACGCCTATATAGCCTCCCAAATGTAACGGTTTTAAAGAACGTTCAAACAAAAGAAATTACCGGTACAGACAATGTGAACGGTATTACCTACGTTGAGCGTGACACAGGGGAAGAGAAACATATCGAATTACAAGGTGTATTTGTGCAAATCGGACTTGTACCAAATACTGATTGGTTAGAAGGAACGGTTGAACGTACACGCTTTGGTGAAATTATTGTAGATAAGCATGGAGCTACAAATATCCCTGGAGTCTTTGCTGCAGGAGATTGTACAAATAACCCATACAAACAGATCATTATTTCGATGGGCTCAGGAGCTAATGCAGCTTTAGGAGCATTCGATTATCTTATTAGAAATTAA
- a CDS encoding hypothetical protein (product_source=Hypo-rule applied; cleavage_site_network=SignalP-noTM; superfamily=49503; transmembrane_helix_parts=Outside_1_152,TMhelix_153_175,Inside_176_206), whose product MKIKIFSVLMSLALAVSLFLPDYASAKSVHKSESEESFEILKEKVDPYVVVENNKFKLININELKQQLTKEEYKDVKDSIKSANKELEKVNKSELVVHDNALVLNADDEGEVSTLGWGEGKRGIAFHWWGIEIWLTKTDVRAIIKGGVAGGTTYLGALFGGIGGAVAGAVVAAILSEYVTGIPAKVTYRYFKKPNVVITPQWKYYY is encoded by the coding sequence ATGAAAATCAAAATTTTTTCTGTGTTGATGTCACTTGCATTGGCTGTTAGTTTATTTTTACCAGACTATGCTTCCGCCAAGTCAGTACACAAGTCAGAAAGTGAAGAAAGTTTTGAGATATTAAAGGAGAAAGTAGATCCCTATGTAGTGGTTGAGAATAATAAATTTAAATTGATTAATATCAATGAATTGAAACAACAATTGACCAAAGAAGAGTATAAAGATGTAAAAGACAGCATAAAATCTGCAAATAAAGAGTTAGAAAAAGTAAACAAATCCGAATTAGTTGTTCACGATAATGCACTCGTACTTAATGCCGATGATGAAGGTGAAGTTTCAACCCTTGGATGGGGTGAGGGAAAAAGAGGAATTGCGTTTCATTGGTGGGGTATTGAGATTTGGCTAACTAAAACAGACGTGCGCGCCATTATTAAGGGAGGGGTGGCAGGAGGAACTACCTACTTAGGTGCTCTCTTTGGCGGAATCGGTGGAGCAGTTGCAGGGGCAGTAGTGGCTGCTATACTATCGGAGTATGTTACAGGAATTCCGGCAAAGGTTACATATAGATATTTTAAAAAGCCGAACGTTGTGATAACACCTCAATGGAAATACTACTATTAA
- a CDS encoding hypothetical protein (product_source=Hypo-rule applied; pfam=PF06782), whose product MFRALQNAFAELFTGLLEGIDRQLAETRDKRRYHLKDKRRTTIQTLFGEVTFERNYYLDREQNRYTFLLDSFLAFDGSRSISPCLEETAVGLAVECPSYRKAARTLSQTVGYPVMSHEAIRQLVLEAEAPLHCPVD is encoded by the coding sequence TTGTTTCGAGCCCTGCAAAACGCCTTCGCCGAGCTGTTTACGGGTTTGTTGGAGGGCATCGACCGACAATTGGCGGAAACCCGGGACAAGCGCCGGTACCACTTGAAAGACAAACGACGCACCACGATTCAAACCCTGTTTGGCGAAGTTACCTTTGAGCGAAACTACTATTTAGACCGAGAACAAAACCGTTACACGTTTTTGCTTGACTCCTTTCTAGCGTTTGATGGATCGCGGTCAATCAGCCCTTGTCTAGAAGAAACAGCGGTGGGATTAGCTGTGGAGTGCCCTTCTTATCGCAAAGCGGCTCGTACGCTTTCCCAAACGGTCGGGTATCCGGTGATGAGCCATGAGGCGATCCGCCAGTTGGTGCTCGAGGCCGAAGCTCCGCTGCACTGCCCGGTTGACTAG